From one Lysinibacillus sp. G4S2 genomic stretch:
- the dusB gene encoding tRNA dihydrouridine synthase DusB, with amino-acid sequence MSQTTEKPFQIGDIVMDNRVVLAPMAGICNSAFRLTVKEFGAGLVYAEMISDKGIVQKNEKTLGMLYIDERENPLSLQIFGGDKETLVEAAKYVDENTTADIIDINMGCPVNKIIKCEAGARLLLDPNKLYEMVAAVVDAVKKPVSVKMRIGWDDEHIFAVENAQAAERAGASAVAVHGRTRVQMYEGKANWDIIRQVKENVKIPVLGNGDVETPQGAKRMLDTTGVDAVMIGRAALGNPWMIYRTVQYLETGELKEEPSVREKIDVCLLHFERLMQLKGESVAVREMRKHASWYLKGIRGNGKARKEINQTETAVALRALLNGLVQEYEELESKLIVPEAKELIY; translated from the coding sequence TTGAGTCAGACAACTGAGAAGCCGTTTCAAATTGGCGATATAGTTATGGACAACCGTGTCGTTTTAGCGCCAATGGCTGGAATTTGTAACTCTGCTTTCCGTTTAACTGTTAAGGAGTTCGGGGCAGGGCTAGTATATGCAGAAATGATTAGTGATAAAGGGATTGTCCAGAAGAACGAAAAAACACTAGGCATGCTTTATATCGATGAGCGTGAAAATCCACTTTCATTGCAAATTTTTGGTGGTGATAAGGAAACACTAGTGGAAGCGGCCAAGTATGTAGATGAAAACACAACCGCCGATATTATCGATATTAATATGGGCTGCCCAGTTAATAAAATTATTAAATGTGAAGCGGGCGCTCGTTTACTTTTAGATCCGAATAAATTATATGAAATGGTAGCGGCTGTTGTCGATGCCGTAAAAAAACCTGTCAGCGTAAAAATGCGTATTGGTTGGGATGATGAGCATATCTTTGCTGTTGAGAACGCACAAGCTGCAGAACGTGCTGGTGCTTCGGCGGTGGCTGTTCATGGACGTACGCGGGTACAAATGTACGAAGGAAAGGCGAATTGGGATATCATTCGTCAAGTGAAGGAAAATGTAAAAATTCCTGTGCTTGGTAATGGTGATGTAGAAACTCCTCAAGGTGCAAAACGTATGCTTGATACTACTGGGGTGGATGCAGTAATGATTGGGCGCGCTGCTTTAGGTAATCCTTGGATGATTTATCGTACAGTTCAATACCTTGAAACTGGTGAGCTAAAAGAAGAGCCAAGTGTACGTGAAAAAATTGATGTGTGTTTGCTTCACTTTGAACGCCTTATGCAATTAAAAGGAGAGAGTGTGGCAGTACGTGAAATGCGTAAACATGCTTCGTGGTATTTAAAAGGTATTCGTGGTAATGGTAAAGCGCGTAAAGAGATTAATCAAACAGAAACTGCAGTAGCGCTTCGTGCACTATTAAATGGACTTGTACAAGAATATGAAGAACTTGAATCTAAATTAATAGTACCGGAAGCAAAAGAATTAATTTATTAA
- the lysS gene encoding lysine--tRNA ligase, translating into MKQVSNIEELNDQLLVRRQKMTAIRENGQDPFGSRFERTHLSTEVREQFADQTKEQLEENLQEVIIAGRIMTKRGKGKAGFAHIQDLGGQIQIYVRQDHVGEEAYELFKQADLGDIVGIRGNVFRTQVGELSVKAEEFTFLSKALRPMPEKFHGLQDVEQRYRQRYLDLMTNEDSKTTFITRSKIIRAIRNYLDNTGYLEVETPMLHTIAGGAAARPFITHHNALDMELYMRIAIELHLKRLIVGGLEKVYEIGRVFRNEGISTRHNPEFTMIELYEAYADYKDIMSLTENLIAHVAQEVLGTTTVQYGEDEINLAVGWKRVHMVDAVKEATGVDFWQPMTKEQAQALAKEHGVEVKETHEVGHIINEFFEQKIEETLVQPTFVYGHPVEISPLAKKNPEDERFTDRFELFIVRREHANAFTELNDPIDQRERFEAQLVEKAAGNDEAHEMDNDFIEALEYGMPPTGGLGIGIDRLIMLLTNSPSIRDVLLFPTMRHITK; encoded by the coding sequence GTGAAACAAGTGTCAAACATAGAAGAATTAAATGATCAGCTTTTGGTGAGACGCCAAAAAATGACAGCTATTCGAGAAAATGGTCAAGATCCATTTGGTAGTCGTTTTGAACGTACTCATTTATCAACAGAAGTACGTGAACAATTTGCAGATCAAACAAAAGAGCAGCTAGAGGAAAACCTACAAGAGGTTATTATTGCGGGTCGTATTATGACGAAACGTGGTAAAGGAAAAGCTGGCTTTGCACATATTCAAGATCTAGGTGGCCAAATTCAAATTTATGTTCGTCAAGATCACGTTGGCGAAGAAGCGTATGAATTATTTAAACAAGCTGACCTAGGTGATATCGTAGGGATTCGTGGTAATGTTTTCAGAACGCAAGTAGGAGAGCTTTCAGTAAAGGCTGAAGAGTTTACATTCCTATCAAAAGCTCTACGCCCTATGCCAGAAAAATTCCATGGCTTACAAGATGTTGAACAACGATATCGTCAACGTTATTTAGATTTAATGACGAATGAGGATAGTAAAACAACATTTATTACACGTTCTAAAATCATCCGTGCTATCCGCAACTATTTAGATAACACAGGATATTTAGAAGTAGAAACACCAATGCTTCATACAATTGCTGGTGGTGCAGCGGCTCGTCCATTTATTACACATCACAATGCGCTTGATATGGAATTATACATGCGTATTGCTATTGAACTGCATTTGAAACGTTTAATCGTAGGTGGACTAGAGAAAGTGTATGAAATTGGTCGTGTTTTCCGAAATGAAGGAATCTCAACACGCCACAACCCTGAATTTACAATGATAGAGCTGTATGAAGCTTATGCAGACTACAAAGATATTATGTCTCTAACAGAAAACCTTATTGCTCATGTAGCTCAAGAAGTTTTGGGTACTACCACAGTTCAATACGGTGAAGATGAGATTAACCTTGCTGTAGGTTGGAAACGAGTTCATATGGTAGATGCAGTAAAAGAAGCTACAGGTGTAGACTTCTGGCAGCCTATGACTAAGGAACAAGCTCAAGCACTTGCTAAAGAACATGGAGTAGAGGTTAAAGAAACACATGAGGTAGGACATATTATTAACGAGTTCTTCGAGCAAAAGATTGAGGAGACTCTTGTTCAGCCTACGTTTGTTTATGGCCATCCAGTGGAAATCTCGCCTCTAGCGAAGAAAAATCCAGAGGACGAGCGTTTCACTGACCGTTTCGAATTATTTATCGTTCGCCGTGAGCACGCAAATGCCTTTACAGAACTAAATGATCCTATCGATCAACGTGAACGCTTTGAAGCTCAGCTAGTTGAAAAAGCAGCTGGTAACGATGAAGCGCACGAAATGGACAACGATTTCATTGAAGCGCTGGAATATGGTATGCCTCCAACAGGTGGATTAGGTATTGGTATCGACCGTTTAATTATGCTTCTTACAAATTCACCATCAATTCGTGATGTATTATTATTCCCAACAATGCGTCATATTACTAAATAG
- a CDS encoding LytTR family DNA-binding domain-containing protein — MNNEFNSLPKDISQQFISMLKDWVPVHSSIAIAAENSYIYFHSGHQNINLEVGQQVQSGSIAEQVLRTRKRTDAILDNSLFETPYYGIGYPINILNVPAALVVVLPSSFTEKKVEPFQFLTGKQEEEWNPVAIEKISHIESLQKKTWFYVEGEQFKTSITLKELQMRLPSSFIRIHRSYIVNIHFIKKMARDLTSNFIVTLKDGSELPVSQSYLNNLRNALEF; from the coding sequence ATGAACAATGAGTTTAATTCTTTGCCAAAAGATATTTCACAACAGTTTATTTCAATGTTAAAAGACTGGGTTCCAGTCCATTCATCTATTGCAATTGCTGCCGAAAACTCCTATATCTATTTTCATTCTGGACATCAAAACATCAATTTGGAGGTAGGTCAACAAGTACAATCCGGTAGCATTGCAGAGCAAGTTCTACGCACAAGGAAACGAACAGACGCCATTTTAGATAATTCCTTATTTGAAACACCCTATTACGGGATAGGCTACCCTATAAACATTTTAAATGTGCCTGCAGCACTTGTTGTAGTATTACCTTCAAGCTTTACCGAAAAGAAAGTAGAGCCCTTTCAATTTTTAACTGGAAAGCAAGAAGAGGAATGGAATCCTGTTGCAATTGAAAAAATCTCTCATATTGAAAGCCTGCAGAAAAAAACGTGGTTTTATGTGGAGGGGGAACAATTTAAAACAAGTATTACACTGAAAGAACTTCAAATGCGTCTACCGTCATCTTTTATTCGCATTCACAGATCTTATATTGTTAATATTCATTTCATAAAAAAAATGGCTCGTGATCTTACTTCCAACTTTATTGTCACGCTAAAGGATGGAAGTGAACTACCCGTTAGCCAATCTTATTTAAATAATCTTCGAAACGCTCTTGAATTTTAG
- the aceA gene encoding isocitrate lyase: MSTRQEKIQALEKQWAENPRWAGIERGYSAEEVVKLQGSVVLEQTLATKGAARLWNSLHEEPFINALGALTGNQAVQQVKAGLKAIYLSGWQVAADANLSGQMYPDQSLYPANSVPAVVKRINQALQRADQIDHAEGRVDQFDWFAPIVADAEAGFGGPLNVFELVKGMIEAGAAGVHLEDQLASEKKCGHLGGKVLLPTQNAVRNLIAARLATDVMGVETILIARTDADAADMVTSDIDPRDAEFITGERTPEGFFRTKPGIKQAIARGLAYAPYADLIWCETSKPSLEEAREFAAAIHAEFPGKLLAYNCSPSFNWKANLSEEEIAEYQRELGKLGYKFQFVTLAGFHALNHSMFELAHDYKDNGMAAYSKLQQAEFASESKGYTATRHQREVGTGYFDDVSQVISGGTSSTTAMAGSTETEQFV, from the coding sequence ATGTCAACACGTCAAGAAAAAATCCAAGCATTAGAAAAACAATGGGCAGAAAACCCACGTTGGGCAGGCATTGAACGCGGTTATTCAGCTGAAGAGGTTGTTAAGTTACAAGGTTCTGTTGTACTTGAACAAACTTTAGCAACTAAAGGTGCGGCTCGACTTTGGAACTCTTTACATGAAGAACCGTTCATTAATGCATTAGGTGCATTAACTGGTAATCAAGCTGTACAACAAGTGAAAGCCGGATTAAAAGCAATCTATTTATCAGGCTGGCAAGTAGCTGCTGATGCTAACCTTTCTGGTCAAATGTATCCTGACCAATCTTTATATCCAGCAAACTCTGTACCGGCAGTAGTTAAGCGTATTAACCAAGCTTTACAACGTGCAGATCAAATCGATCATGCTGAAGGACGTGTAGATCAATTTGATTGGTTCGCTCCAATCGTAGCAGATGCTGAGGCAGGCTTCGGTGGTCCTCTGAATGTATTTGAACTTGTAAAAGGCATGATTGAAGCTGGAGCTGCTGGTGTTCACTTAGAAGACCAATTAGCTTCTGAGAAAAAATGCGGTCACTTAGGTGGTAAAGTTTTACTTCCAACACAAAATGCTGTTCGTAACTTAATTGCTGCTCGTCTTGCAACAGATGTAATGGGCGTTGAGACGATTTTAATCGCTCGTACAGATGCTGACGCTGCTGATATGGTAACATCTGATATCGATCCGCGTGATGCTGAGTTTATTACTGGCGAACGTACTCCAGAAGGCTTCTTCCGTACAAAACCAGGCATCAAACAAGCGATTGCTCGTGGTTTAGCATACGCGCCATATGCAGATTTGATTTGGTGTGAAACTTCTAAGCCATCACTTGAGGAAGCTCGTGAATTTGCGGCAGCTATTCATGCTGAATTCCCAGGTAAATTGTTAGCTTACAACTGTTCACCTTCATTCAACTGGAAAGCGAATCTATCAGAAGAAGAAATCGCAGAATACCAACGCGAGTTAGGTAAGTTAGGATATAAATTCCAGTTTGTTACATTAGCTGGTTTCCATGCATTAAACCACTCTATGTTCGAGCTTGCGCATGATTATAAAGATAATGGTATGGCTGCATACTCTAAGCTACAACAAGCTGAGTTTGCATCAGAATCAAAAGGCTACACAGCTACACGTCACCAACGTGAAGTAGGTACTGGTTACTTTGATGACGTATCTCAAGTTATCTCTGGTGGTACTTCTTCTACAACAGCGATGGCTGGCTCTACTGAAACAGAACAATTCGTATAA
- the aceB gene encoding malate synthase A: MEQATTGKLKIVGEQNEQTKEILTPEALEFVLALHEKFDARRKELLEARQERQKRLDAGEKLDFLQETKHVREGDWTIAPLPADLQDRRVEITGPVDRKMVINALNSGAKMFMACFEDASAPTWENMIGGQINMRDAINKTIEFTQASNGKTYKLNEETAVLLVRPRGLHLLEKHVLVDGEPISGSFFDFGLYLFHNAKNALAQGTGPYFYLPKLESHLEARLWNDIFVYAQDYIGIPQGTIKATVLIETILAAFEMDEILYELREHSAGLNCGRWDYIFSYIKRLRNQPDVILPDRGQVTMTVPFMKAYTSLCIQTCHKRNAPAMGGMAAQIPVKGDDDANAVAFAKVAEDKRREATDGHDGTWVAHPGMVATAMEQFDAIMTTPNQIHKKREDVTVAAEDLVAVPEGTITLEGLRVNCSVGVQYIASWLRGNGAAPINNLMEDAATAEISRTQVWQWIRHPKGILEDGRGITLAFVLEILEEELVKIKEAVGEQAYNSGRYDEAAELFKSLIEQDEFAEFLTLPGYEKLA; encoded by the coding sequence ATGGAACAAGCAACAACAGGTAAGCTTAAAATTGTTGGGGAACAAAACGAGCAAACAAAAGAAATTTTAACACCAGAAGCCCTTGAGTTTGTTCTTGCCCTGCATGAAAAATTTGATGCTCGTAGAAAAGAGCTGTTAGAGGCTCGTCAAGAACGTCAAAAGCGTCTTGATGCAGGTGAGAAACTCGACTTCTTACAAGAAACAAAGCATGTTCGTGAGGGAGATTGGACAATTGCGCCACTTCCAGCAGATTTGCAAGACCGTCGTGTAGAAATTACAGGACCTGTTGACCGTAAAATGGTTATTAATGCTCTAAACTCTGGTGCAAAAATGTTTATGGCTTGCTTTGAGGATGCATCTGCTCCGACATGGGAAAACATGATTGGCGGCCAGATTAATATGCGTGATGCTATTAATAAGACAATTGAATTCACACAAGCATCCAATGGTAAAACATATAAGTTAAACGAAGAAACAGCTGTATTATTAGTTCGTCCACGTGGTCTTCATTTACTTGAAAAGCATGTACTAGTGGATGGGGAACCGATTTCAGGTAGTTTCTTTGATTTCGGTCTGTATTTATTCCACAATGCTAAAAATGCATTGGCACAAGGTACTGGGCCTTATTTCTACCTACCGAAGCTTGAAAGCCATTTAGAGGCTCGCTTATGGAATGATATCTTTGTTTATGCACAGGATTATATTGGAATTCCACAAGGGACAATTAAGGCTACTGTATTAATCGAAACAATTTTAGCAGCATTTGAAATGGATGAAATTTTATATGAACTACGTGAACATTCAGCGGGTCTGAATTGTGGACGTTGGGATTACATTTTCAGCTATATTAAACGTCTGCGCAATCAACCCGATGTAATTTTACCAGACCGCGGACAAGTGACAATGACTGTACCATTCATGAAGGCATATACGTCTTTATGTATTCAAACATGTCATAAACGTAATGCTCCTGCGATGGGTGGGATGGCAGCACAAATCCCTGTTAAGGGTGATGATGACGCGAATGCTGTGGCATTTGCAAAGGTTGCAGAAGATAAACGCCGTGAGGCAACAGATGGCCATGATGGAACTTGGGTAGCACATCCAGGTATGGTTGCAACGGCGATGGAACAGTTTGATGCGATTATGACGACGCCAAACCAAATCCATAAAAAACGTGAGGATGTAACTGTTGCAGCGGAAGATTTAGTAGCTGTTCCAGAAGGTACAATTACACTTGAAGGTCTTCGTGTTAACTGTAGTGTAGGGGTTCAGTACATCGCTTCTTGGCTACGAGGAAACGGAGCTGCACCGATTAACAACTTAATGGAGGATGCTGCAACTGCAGAAATCTCCCGTACACAAGTATGGCAATGGATTCGTCATCCAAAAGGTATCTTGGAGGATGGTCGTGGCATTACATTGGCATTCGTACTAGAAATCTTGGAGGAAGAACTTGTGAAAATTAAAGAGGCTGTTGGGGAACAAGCCTATAACAGCGGTCGCTATGATGAAGCTGCTGAGCTGTTTAAATCTTTAATTGAGCAAGATGAGTTTGCCGAATTCTTGACGCTTCCAGGTTACGAAAAATTAGCTTAA